Genomic window (Caldinitratiruptor microaerophilus):
AGTCCACCCTGGCGCAGTTCCTGAACGCGCTCCTCGTGCCCCGTCCCGGCGAGGGCCGGGTGGTGGTGGGCGGCGTCGACACCCGTGCCGGGCGGGATCTCCGGATCCGGGTGCGCCGGCAGGTCGGGCTCGTGTTCCAGGCGCCCGAGGACCAGGTCTTCGAGCGGACGGCGCTGGAGGACGTGGCCCTGGGTCCCCGGGCTCAGGGCGTTCCGCCGGAGGAGGCGCTGCGGCGCGCCCGGGTCGCCCTCGACCGGGCAGGGCTCCCGTGGCAGACCTTCGGGCACCGGGCGCCGCACACCCTGAGCGGCGGGGAGAAGCGGCGGCTGGCGGTCGCCGGGGTGCTGGCCATGGAGCCCGCCGTCCTGGTGCTGGACGAGCCCACGGTCGGGCTCGACCCCGCCGGACGGGAGGAGCTTGCCGGGATGGTCCGCTCCCTCCGGGACGGGGCCGGCGTGAGCGTCGTGCTGATCTCGAGCGACCTCGAGCTGATCGCGGCCCTGGCGGACCGGGTCGCCGTGCTGGCGGGCGGCCGGGTGGCGCTGTGCGGCACGCCGCGGGAGGTGTTCGGCCGGCCCGACCATCTCCGGGAGCTGGGCCTCACGCCGCTGGGGGTCACGACGTTCCTGGAAGGGCTCCGGAACTGCGGCCTGCCGGTCCGGCTCGACTGCCTCACCGAGGCCGAGGCCGCCGAGGAGGTGGCGCGCGTCCTCGCCCGGCTCCGTGCGGACACCCGGGTCGGGACCGGCGTGGCCGGAGAGGACGGGGCCGGCGAGGGCGGAATCGGGGGCGGACCGGCATGACGGCACCGGTCTTCGGCGCTTACGTGCCGGCGTCCTCGCCCGTGCACCGGCTCGACCCGCGGAGCAAGCTGCTGGCGGCAGCGATTCTCATCGCCGTGGCCCTGGTCGTGCGCTCGTGGTACGGGCTGGGCCTCCTGGCGCTCGCCACCGCCGCGGCCGCCGCCGTGGGCCGGCTTCCCCCCGGCTACCTGCTGCGGGGTCTGCGGCCGGTCCTCGTCTTCGCAGCCTTCACGTTCGCCTTCCAGCTCGTGTTAACGACCGGCGGGGCCGAACTGGCCCGCCTGGGGCCGGTGCGGGTCACGGGAGACGGGGTCGCGGAGGGGCTGCGCATGACCCTGCGCCTGCTCCTGGTGGTGGTGACGGTCTTGCTGGTCACCCTCACCACCCGGGCGGACGAGCTCGCCGAGGGGGTGGAGCGCCTCCTGGCTCCCCTCCGGCTCGTCGGGGCCAACCCGTACGAGGTGGCCATCGTCACCACCGGCGCCCTGCGCTTCGTGCCCACCCTGCTCGAGCAGGCGGAGAAGGTCCGCCGGGCCCAGATGGCCCGGGGGGTGGACTTCGAGACGGGGACGCTCGTCGCCCGCGTGCGGCGTCTCTTCCCCCTTCTGGTGCCCCTCGTGATCTCGAGCCTGCGGCGCGCGGAGGAGCTGGGCCTGGCCATGGAAGCCCGGGGGTACCGCGGCGGCGCCGGGAGGGTCCCGCGCCGGCGAAGCCGCATGGGACCCGCCGACCTCGTGGCCCTGGCCGCGACGCTCCTCGCCGCCGCCCTTGCCCTCCTGGCGGGGCCCTGACCCCGCCGGACCGCCGTTTCCCCCGGCCCGGTCACGGCCCGGCAGCCGCGGACATTCGATTGCTGAAAGGAGCCGATCCCATGAAACCTCGGGACGTGGGTCTGGCCATCCTCCTGACGGCCCTGGCCCTGGTGATTCCCCTGGCCTTCACGTTCCTGCGGGTCGTGATCCCGCCCTTCACGGCCACCCTGGCCTCCCACGTGCCGAGCATGCTGGCCGTGTTCATCAGCCCGGCGGTGGCCGTGCTCGTGGGGGTCGGGTCGACCCTCGGCTTCCTCGTGGCCACCGGACCCGTGGTCGCCGCCCGGGCCGCCACCCACATCGTCTGGGGGTACATGAGCGCGGTCCTCTACCGCCGCGGCTGGCCCGCCTGGGCGGCCCTCCTCGCGGCGGTGGTTCCGCACGCGCTGGGCGAGGCGCTCGTCGTGGTCCCGTTCGGATACGACCTGTACCGCGCGGGCGTGGTCGTGGGAGTGGGGACCCTGCTCCACCACCTCGTCGACATGGGGATCACGCTCGCGGTCGTGGCCCTGCTGCGGCAGGCGCGGATCCCGCTCACGGACGGCCGCCCGTAGGCGGGCCCTACCGGGCCGGGTCCGCCGGGCCCGATCGCCGCAGGCGCAGCACCGCCTCCCGGAGGGCGTAGATGGTCTCCCCGGGTACCCACGCCCCCGAGGGGTCGTGCCTGGGCAGGCCGTGCTCCTGGCACCAGGCGGCCAGCGCACCCCGGGTGTTGTACGTGAGCTCGCCGCTCACCGCCCCGTCGAAGACGCCGACCTCGCGCAGGAGCGACTGCAGCACCTGGATCTTCTCGGGGCTGTCGAGGAGCCAGCGCTCCGGCGGGGTCGGCGTCAGGAAGGTCTGGCGGCTCAGCTCGAGGAGGCGGCGCAGTTCGGCGATCGGCTGGGGGTGGTCGTCGACCCGGAGGTCGACGAGCCGGTCGCCGCCCAGGTAGCCGCCGTTCTCGCGCACCACCAGGAGGGCCGCCGCCTGCATCCCGCGGCTGTCGCCGCCGGCCGCCTGACCTGCCTCCAGGGCGGCCAGCAGGCGGTCGGCGAGGTGGCCGCCTGCCGACTCGAACGCGCGGGCCATCGCCGGCACGACGTCCGGTCCGGCGAGGATGTTGCCCTGGCAGGCGTAGCTGTCGCCGACGTGGTGTCCCGCCCAGGGCAGGCACCCGGGCCCTGTCCAGGCGGCGGCCGTGCCCCGGGCGTCGACGATTGCCACCTGCCGGTGGTCCCGCTCGGGGTCGGCCTGGATGAGCCGGTTCAGGACCTCGGCGGCGGCAAGCCCCTGGGCGAGGAGACCGAGCCCCTCCGGGCCGAAGCGGACGTTCGCCCGGGCCTGGGTGGCGACGGCTCCCACCCCGGCGCGGGCCCAGGGCACGACGGCGCCGACGGCGAGGAACCGGGACTGGACCGCGACACCGAGCTCGCCGGTCGCCGGGTCGCGGGCGACGATCGAGAAGGTTCCGATCAAGGGCTGAGGCCTTGACAACACCTGGCCCTCCGTTCCGGACATGCTCGCCACAAGATTCGAGGCCGGCCGGCACTTTCCCTCTGCAGACGGCGTTTCCCCGTGGTGCTACAATGAAGGGCCCGAGGGGGGTGAGTGCGTGCTGCCCGCGGAGCTGGTCATCGGGCGGCTGCGGATCGAGCCGCCGATCGCCCTGGCGCCCATGGCGGGGGTGACGTCCTGGCCGTTCCGGCTGCTGTGCAAGGAGCAGGGTTGCGGCGTGGTGGTGACCGAGTTCGTCAACGACAACGCCATCCTCCACGGCAACCCCCGCACCCTGGAGATGCTGACCCTTGTGGACGAGGAGCGGCCAGCCGGGGTCCAGATCTTCGGCCACGACCCGGAGACCATGGCCCGGGCCGCCGTGCGGGCCGCCGAGTACGCCCGTCCGGACTTCATCGACATCAACATGGGCTGCCCGGCCCCCAAGATCACCCGCGGACGCGGCGGATCCTCCCTCCTGCGGGAGCCGGACACGGCCGAGGCCATCGTCCGGGCCGTCGTGCGGGCGGTCTCGCCTCTCCCCGTCACCGTGAAGATGCGGATCGGCTGGGACCGTCAGAGCATCGTCGCGGTCGACCTCGCCCGGCGCCTGGAGGACGCCGGTGCGGCGGCCATCACGGTGCACGGTCGCACCCGGGAGCAGCAGTACAGCGGCCGGGCCGACTGGGACGTGATCGCCGCCGTCGCCCGGTCGGTGCGGATCCCGGTCATCGGCAACGGCGACATCTCGACGCCCCAGGAGGCGGCGGCCCGCCTTCGCGACGCCGGCGTGGCCGGCGTGGCGATCGGCCGCGGGGCGCTCGGCAATCCCTGGATCTTCCGCCGCACGGCCCATTACCTGCGCACCGGCGAGCTCCTGCCCGAGCCGACCCCGGAGGAGCGGATCCGCATGGCCCTCCGGCACCTCGAGCTCATGGTGGCGTACAAGGGCGAGTACCTGGGGGTGCGGGAGATGCGCAAGCACGGCGCCTGGTACCTGCATGGCCTGCCCGGCGCCGCCGCGGCCCGGGCGGCCGTCGTGCGGGCGGAGACGGCGGGGGAGATGCGGGCCGTGCTGCTGGGCGTGCTGGAACGCGCCCCGGCAGGGGCGCCGGCCGGCGCGATGCCGCCGGCCGGCGAGCCGGTTGGCCGTCACGGACTCCCTGCGGCCGGGTGCCGGATCGGCTAGCCTGCACGGGCCCGCGCACCCCACATGATACCTGAGCCGGGATGTGTCACAGCCCGGCTTGATTTTCTCTGCCACCCGGTGCTAGCATGACTTCGTGGGTGCACAAACTTGTGCACAGCAGGGGGCGGCGCCGTGGATCACGACCTGGTACGGATCGGCGACAAGCTGGTCAGCCGGCGCCGGATTGCCCGGCAGGTCGACCGCATCCTGGAGATGCGGGCCAAGGGCATGTCGCAGCAGGACGTCGCCGCGCGGCTCGACCTCGACCGCACCTTCATCTCCCGCCTGGAGGCGCTGGGGGAGGTCCACAAGGGCCGGCGGATCGCGGTCGTCGGCTTCCCCCTGGCCAACAAGGACGAGCTGGAGGCCGTCTGCGAGGAGGAGGGCGTCGAGTTCACCCTCCTCATGACGGAGGCGGAGCGGCAGGAGTTCGTGCGGCGGCAAAGCGGCGCCGAGCTGGTCAACACCGTCATGGAGCTGGCGGCCCGGGCCCGGGAGTTCGACACGGTCGTGGTGCTCGGGTCGGACTACCGCGGCTCGGTGATCGAGGCGCTGGTCG
Coding sequences:
- a CDS encoding ATP-binding cassette domain-containing protein, which encodes MPIQVEGLRHTLAPGTPFARPVLRGVDLEVRDGEILGVTGPGQAGKSTLAQFLNALLVPRPGEGRVVVGGVDTRAGRDLRIRVRRQVGLVFQAPEDQVFERTALEDVALGPRAQGVPPEEALRRARVALDRAGLPWQTFGHRAPHTLSGGEKRRLAVAGVLAMEPAVLVLDEPTVGLDPAGREELAGMVRSLRDGAGVSVVLISSDLELIAALADRVAVLAGGRVALCGTPREVFGRPDHLRELGLTPLGVTTFLEGLRNCGLPVRLDCLTEAEAAEEVARVLARLRADTRVGTGVAGEDGAGEGGIGGGPA
- a CDS encoding energy-coupling factor transporter transmembrane component T family protein; the encoded protein is MTAPVFGAYVPASSPVHRLDPRSKLLAAAILIAVALVVRSWYGLGLLALATAAAAAVGRLPPGYLLRGLRPVLVFAAFTFAFQLVLTTGGAELARLGPVRVTGDGVAEGLRMTLRLLLVVVTVLLVTLTTRADELAEGVERLLAPLRLVGANPYEVAIVTTGALRFVPTLLEQAEKVRRAQMARGVDFETGTLVARVRRLFPLLVPLVISSLRRAEELGLAMEARGYRGGAGRVPRRRSRMGPADLVALAATLLAAALALLAGP
- a CDS encoding ECF transporter S component, with the translated sequence MKPRDVGLAILLTALALVIPLAFTFLRVVIPPFTATLASHVPSMLAVFISPAVAVLVGVGSTLGFLVATGPVVAARAATHIVWGYMSAVLYRRGWPAWAALLAAVVPHALGEALVVVPFGYDLYRAGVVVGVGTLLHHLVDMGITLAVVALLRQARIPLTDGRP
- a CDS encoding DUF1028 domain-containing protein, with product MSRPQPLIGTFSIVARDPATGELGVAVQSRFLAVGAVVPWARAGVGAVATQARANVRFGPEGLGLLAQGLAAAEVLNRLIQADPERDHRQVAIVDARGTAAAWTGPGCLPWAGHHVGDSYACQGNILAGPDVVPAMARAFESAGGHLADRLLAALEAGQAAGGDSRGMQAAALLVVRENGGYLGGDRLVDLRVDDHPQPIAELRRLLELSRQTFLTPTPPERWLLDSPEKIQVLQSLLREVGVFDGAVSGELTYNTRGALAAWCQEHGLPRHDPSGAWVPGETIYALREAVLRLRRSGPADPAR
- the dusB gene encoding tRNA dihydrouridine synthase DusB, with the translated sequence MLPAELVIGRLRIEPPIALAPMAGVTSWPFRLLCKEQGCGVVVTEFVNDNAILHGNPRTLEMLTLVDEERPAGVQIFGHDPETMARAAVRAAEYARPDFIDINMGCPAPKITRGRGGSSLLREPDTAEAIVRAVVRAVSPLPVTVKMRIGWDRQSIVAVDLARRLEDAGAAAITVHGRTREQQYSGRADWDVIAAVARSVRIPVIGNGDISTPQEAAARLRDAGVAGVAIGRGALGNPWIFRRTAHYLRTGELLPEPTPEERIRMALRHLELMVAYKGEYLGVREMRKHGAWYLHGLPGAAAARAAVVRAETAGEMRAVLLGVLERAPAGAPAGAMPPAGEPVGRHGLPAAGCRIG
- a CDS encoding helix-turn-helix domain-containing protein; protein product: MDHDLVRIGDKLVSRRRIARQVDRILEMRAKGMSQQDVAARLDLDRTFISRLEALGEVHKGRRIAVVGFPLANKDELEAVCEEEGVEFTLLMTEAERQEFVRRQSGAELVNTVMELAARAREFDTVVVLGSDYRGSVIEALVGKDCILVEIGKSPLVADVYYDPAQLRALLRDIRGKGGAA